CAACAAAGTCGAACCATTCAGTAGACAATCCTTCATTTGTTTCATTTTATGCAATGATATTTAATTGAACACAAAACAAATGATGATACTAATTTGACTTATATATTATACTATTAAAATAAATTGGAGAAAATATATAAATGAAGAACTGAAAATTAGTTTGATAGAGCTAATATTACTTGGAGGTTTAAAAAAGGTTAAAAATTTGAATTCTTGAAAATACTAGAAGAGTAGAAGTAGTATATAAGTAAAATAAGGCCAAATATTTTGAATGTCTGAAAATGATAATAGTTTCATATAAAGTGGGAAAAAACAGTATATATATTGCTAAGTTAAGGAAAGAATATTGGAATAACATTGAAATATCCTTTGATAAAGGAGTAACACAGGCTCAAGTTAATGCAACTCTATGTGAAAAAgattaggagcccgtttggattgacttataagttgtttataagctgttttcagctttttttgagtgtttggctggccagcttaaagtcattttgtgcataaaataagcccaaaaaaataattgtgcccgtttgacttagcttatctagagcagcttataagctgaaaacaacttataggccaaaaaaaataagttagcctatcccaatttttttttttttttttgcttataagttgtttccagcttataagctgcttattttaagcccatccaaacagactctagTAGTTGTAAGGCTGAATgagtaaatataaataaataggaTAAGATGCAAATTTAGGAGTATTGGGTGGTATTAAATTTCATAATTGTGGTGGAAATACTTAAAGTTGTAATCAGTTAATACAAATGATATTTAAGCATACAAAAATAGGCATCGCAAGGCTCATTATGCAGCGGTACCTCCTGTAATATGTGTTGGATTCGAGGGTCAGATCAAATAAACTCTAGGAATAATGTACTTGTATCCCTCAATTATTGCTACAGTTTAATTTTAGTTATTATAATATTTGGCAAAACATATTCATCTCTTAAATATACATTTTTTAGTTCCGTTATATAGAAATAAtatgatttttatttatttatagaaTCATATATTACTGTTAAATATGGAGTGATCGTCAAAATATATAATAAATCGGAAATCAAATAATTTTAGATTTAATAATTCATTAAATATATAAAGATTTATTTACAGATGGACCAAACATGCATATATAAGTAAATGAAGGATTAATGTTCTTAATAGAAATCACAAAGACTAATACTTCTTTTTTCCGTAGACATACACTGATACGTACGTACTAGAATTTATTGATATTTGAgggaataaaagaaaaaaaatccctAAACCGAAACACGGCAGGGACACCCAAAGTTTGTCTTTCTTAAATGTTTAATATTTTTACTGAAGGAGGACTTTTCTAGATACTTACTTGGCAGAAACGACTCAATCCAACATTTTGTTACTCCcttcgttttaatttatgtgaaggtggttgactggacacgaaatttaagaatgtaaagaaaaaaaaaatttataatttaaataaattaTAGATATTGTGTGAATGTAATCATTTTATTAAAGATAAATTAAGAAGTGTAAAACTAAATTGCTACTGGATATAAAAATTTGTCATTCCTTAAATTAAATACtagtaataaataaatataaaataatgtAATGTAATTTGATACGGAGCAAGTCATAGCCGCCACTATTCCTATCTCCTAAAGTCCACTCTGTTGAATTTTAATCCCCCCCTACGGGGTAGGGCTTAAGTTCGTGACATTGCCTTAAAATGACACCAATTTTGATATATACATACACTAGTTACGTGAGGTCCGGAAAtccaagatataaaagtagatattttaattaaagaaatataatttatgttagtaataattaaatttcatgtaagtatatttttaatatataaaaataaaactttcatttcactcctttaataatttattaatttttgaaattatttacttcaaatcaaatgcggagccagaatttgaggTTTATTTCTGGATCCTAATTTTttaaagttatttagttctaatttaataatctatacataattaatgaacttttaagacataCGTGCAGCGGATGGGGCTATTCCTCCCTTAATCAGGGATCACAAGGTCAAACCTAGGTatgaaaaaaatctttggagggagcGCTTCCCCGAATGGGCGCTACGCAATGCAAATTATCTGGATTAATCAGactcaaatgcggatatcaggCACGGAATAAAACACCAAAAACAGGGAAAATGAGGGAGGAGGTTCGataacttttgaaaagtagaccttaagaACAAAAAGAAAATTGACTTTAagaaataagattaggacctagaaGTAACTAATTGAAAAGTTTAAAATTTTATCGAAAACTTTTGTGAGAATTACGAAAGACTCTTAATTGTTCCTTATATATAGTAATAATATTGTATTGAATTATACTATCCAATTTTTATCCTTTCAAGAATCGAATATAATTTGTGTGAAAACTTGATCTCCTCATTTCCTCTTTTCAAGTCTGCATAATTTGAAAGAACATATGGCATCGAATGAAGTACTCTTGCATTCTGCCTCGAACGGATTGATCTTACTTATGGAATGAGATCGAATTGCCTCTTAAATGCAGCAATTATATACGGTCAGTACTTTTTATAACGGCATCTGCATATAACTGAATCTCTCTATAACAATCAACTTTTTTTCGAAACCGATTTTTTACGTTATATTTTAcatctctataacaacatttcacctataatagcaacaaccaactttataacagtactctctttgtaaaattacccccatataacagctatcttctttttttggtattATAATAATTAACTATCTTTataaaaaatagaatatctatgattaccaataataagtgaagagattttgaccaaatatttgatcatttaatacactattacACCAAAAAAATaccatatgaatatatatatattttcatcattaaacaaTTTTCCTtcattatacaaagtgtgattaaccTTAGAATTtggcaattaaaaatgaaaattagattttatgcattttttttgcttataacagtgaaatattatttaaatgtcaatgttgttataggtgtataatagtcattctctataacagctgaaaaatttcggacccaacgatgctgttatcgagaggtttgactgtactcTATCTCTCCCAATTTATGCgatattttttgtttttcaagATTCAAACGGTGTGAATTTTGACTcacattttaaaaaatatcttttcatcatattgacatgagaagaattacaacGTATAATAATATTTTTCACATAATTTTTAGGGTGATATATAGAAAAAAGACTTTAATTTGATGtattaaaaatacttttataacTTGTAATTTTAAATATTACATAATATTTGTTGCTACATTTAAAAGTAAATGAATAGTTTAAAGTTGAATATCAGTTTTCAAATTATAAAAATATATccttttattaaaataaataaaaaagaaagtagtTCGGTTGTTCGCTTTTACTTGTTTAAAGTGAACTTTGGACTCCCGTTAAGAAATAACAAATGAGGTACCTATCTTACGTAAAATATTGTTTTAAAAAATCTTGGGAATGAGTAGTTAAACCTTTAAAAAAAACTGTTTTTCTCTgtaaaatgaataaataaaagtgaGAATTTTTTTCGGCAAAgcctcaaatatgcccctaacctTTGCGAAATTGTACACatttgcccgtcgttaaaaggttggtgcaaagatgcctctaacgtttttttttttgccatacatgcccttgagttaacgaaAAATATTGGAGGGTatatttgttcagtttcgcaaacgttaggggcatatttgagcctttgaaattcttgaatattatggcacaaaatatcattgcattccaaaacataaaaaaatatttgtaATTACAATTCATCCACCATTGCATTACATCAAAAGTATACAACTAAAAGAGCATATGCAATTACAaccatcttttaaagactgttttCACAAATAAGAGCACCATTTCcccttttcaaaagattttttttttactgatgataataccatttttatttttcaatttgtttatGATCTGGATAGTTCTTTATGGATATTTTTTTGTCTTCTCAATCCCAATATCTACACAATAATGGATGCAACAATTACtgcaataaaacataaacataaaaaagaAGATAACTTACATTAGATTTATGACACATGAAAACAATTCTCCCGCAGTGCtcaaaattttgataataataatagaaagagtatCACATTTTAAGCATTTATACGGTTTCTTACATAACATTCAATGTGGTTTGACCCTTTTGTGAATTTCACGCATGACCGAAATTTAGTAAAATTATTTGAAGTCCATAAGTGAGATGGAGTGCAGTAACTCCACGTCCACAAATCCTTCCACAACTCCACATCCACAAACCCTTCCGCAGCCATTTGAAGAACGCGAAGCTTCcgacatttcataaacaagtgaaagaataagagagaaaagtGAGGGGTTGTACGATAAGTGTGAAGTTTCAAAATGCTGTTGAAATAAATCattggctagcataaagtgcactacaaaaaaaatTGAGAACTATTTGTGCCATGATCTTCAAGAatttcaaaggctcaaatatgcccctaatgtttgcgaaactgaacaaatatgccctccaatattttccgttaactcaagggcacGTATGGCCAAAAAAAATGTTaggggcatctttgcaccaaccttttgACGACGGGCAAATGTGTATAATTTCGCAAAGGTTAGAGGCATATTTGGACTTTAACCggttttttttttagtaaaatgAACCAGTAATAGTCAACGTTATCATGCAAAATGAAACCAATGTAATTTGATTTCATAACCCAAATATGAGTCGACTTTTCAAACTATTTCGGTCTAAGCAGCATAACAGTAACATGGCTATCGCCCAAATTCACGGACGCACGCAAATAAGAAAAATCCTATAAAAACCCGTCACCACTATATCAGACTACATCAATCAAATTAGTACGTAACtcttttggaaatggaaaagttaaCTACTCTTTTGCTGATTCTCTTCAGCATAGCCTTAGGTGCCAACGCACAGCAATGCGGCAGGCAAAAGGGCGGAGCCTTATGCAGCGGAAACTTGTGTTGCAGCCAATATGGGTGGTGCGGATCGACACCCGAGTACTGCTCACCTAGCCAAGGCTGCCAGAGTCGCTGCAGTGGCGATGGCGGTGGTGGTGGTGAAAGTGCGCAAAATGTTCGtgcaacatatcatatatataacccGCAGAATGTTGggtgggacttgatggccgttagTGCATACTGTTCAACTTGGGATGCTAATAAGCCTTTGGCGTGGCGGAACAAGTATGGTTGGACTGCTTTCTGTGGACCTGTTGGACCTCGTGGCCGAGACTCATGCGGCAGGTGCTTAAGggtaagatatatatatatatatatggagtacTCTAATTttttatgatgatcattgatcaTATAACCGTCAAAGTGTTAAACTTCTCTATAATAGTcgttctctataacaacatttcactataaggGTCAAGTTTTCTTTGAAACCAATGACATTTATATTATGTTACACTAAATGTTCTCTATACATCTCACTATAGCAGCTAAAAAATATTTGGATTGACaacgttgttatagagaggtttggtTGTATTACCTAGGAAAATTTGCTATATAACGCTAACCTTATGTGTAATTATATATTGACTTTCACGACTAAAGCTAGTCAAGAAGAAAGcaattgttatatatatatatacacacacacatccCTCGTTCATAATCTAGGTTGTGTTTACGTTCTTATCTTGTTGTGAACCACTAAGATAGATCTTGTGAAGTACAATCATTTTAAGCTTTATTTCCATCAAGTAGTACTACTTTAGGCTTTTGTGACAACGTATGTTACGAAAATACACCCTAAAATTCTGTATTTTGAATGATCTGGAGATCAATTTATTTAATGGAGTACTATGTTTAGTATTTTATTTGCGAGCTATTGTATAGGAGTTGGGTTTACCTTACCCTATGCGCAACAAAAGGATAGCTACCGCGGGTTcttatgtcataaaaaaaaaatgcggCTGAGGGTTCCCTCGTCATAAAAAAAATGTTTAGTATTTCATTAGTTTCTAATTAACAATATATTACTCAAGTACTCAACTAACACCATCacgaattatatatatatatatatacacaggtGACAAATACACGCACAGGAGCTCAAACGACAGTGAGAATCGTGGATCAATGCAGTAACGGTGGATTAGACTTAGACATCAACGTTTTCCGACAGATCGACACAGATggagtaggaaatcaacaaggcCATCTTATTGTGAACTACCAGTTTGTTGATTGTGGTGATAATTAGAATGTTCCTCCGCTATCTGTAGCTGATACAGCATCATGAGAAGCCATATATGGCCATGTTTATTCTGATGAGTATAAAATTCATCTTTGATCACCCAAATAAATGTAAAAGTACgaaatgaaataaataaagtTAAGACTTGTTTGAAGCTTGAGACGGGGGTGTTTTGACTGTAGAacctaaaaaataaaataaaaaataaagccATAAAATTAATGAAAAGAA
The sequence above is a segment of the Lycium barbarum isolate Lr01 chromosome 6, ASM1917538v2, whole genome shotgun sequence genome. Coding sequences within it:
- the LOC132645299 gene encoding wound-induced protein WIN1, producing MEKLTTLLLILFSIALGANAQQCGRQKGGALCSGNLCCSQYGWCGSTPEYCSPSQGCQSRCSGDGGGGGESAQNVRATYHIYNPQNVGWDLMAVSAYCSTWDANKPLAWRNKYGWTAFCGPVGPRGRDSCGRCLRVTNTRTGAQTTVRIVDQCSNGGLDLDINVFRQIDTDGVGNQQGHLIVNYQFVDCGDN